The Pan troglodytes isolate AG18354 chromosome 7, NHGRI_mPanTro3-v2.0_pri, whole genome shotgun sequence genome has a window encoding:
- the ZFP41 gene encoding zinc finger protein 41 homolog: MEKPAGRKKKTPTPREEADVQKSALREEKVSGDRKPPERPTVPRKPRTEPCLSPEDEEHVFDAFDASFKDDFEGVPVFIPFQRKKPYECSECGRIFKHKTDHIRHQRVHTGEKPFKCAQCGKAFRHSSDVTKHQRTHTGEKPFKCGECGKAFNCGSNLLKHQKTHTGEKPYECTDCGKAFAYSSCLIRHQKRHPRKKP; encoded by the coding sequence ATGGAGAAGCCTGCAGGCAGAAAAAAGAAGACGCCGACCCCGAGGGAGGAGGCAGACGTGCAGAAGAGCGCGCTCAGAGAGGAGAAGGTGTCCGGGGACAGAAAGCCACCTGAGAGGCCCACTGTGCCCAGGAAGCCCCGCACAGAGCCCTGCCTGAGTCCTGAAGACGAAGAGCACGTCTTTGATGCCTTCGACGCTTCATTTAAAGATGACTTTGAGGGGGTTCccgtgttcattccttttcagagGAAGAAACCCTATGAGTGCAGTGAGTGTGGGCGGATCTTTAAGCACAAGACAGACCACATTCGCCATCAGAGGgtccacactggagagaagcccttCAAGTGTGCGCAGTGCGGGAAGGCCTTCCGGCACAGCTCTGACGTCACCAAACACCAGAGGACTCACACGGGAGAGAAGCCCTTCAAATGCGGGGAGTGCGGGAAAGCCTTTAACTGCGGTTCCAATCTCCTGAAACATCAGAAGACGCACACCGGGGAGAAGCCCTACGAATGCACGGACTGTGGGAAAGCCTTTGCCTACAGCTCCTGTCTCATCCGCCATCAGAAACGCCACCCTCGGAAGAAGCCCTGA